The nucleotide sequence CCACCCCCTCCCCTACCTCTGCgactgctccctcccctcctgccacggGTGCTCTTATCTCCCCTGCCGCCGTCCCTGCCGTCCCTGCTGGCCCCTCAAACACAGCCCCcgcccctgctgctgccccgccccgcccctgCGTGTatctctgcccccagcccctgccgcAGCAGGAggtctccctgcctgcctggctgccgCAGCCCCTGCAAACCACGCTGTACCCACGGCAGCCCCCCCCCAACCCCAACGCCCCCCCCGCACACCCCCTTGCCCCCATGCCCCGGCTTCCCAGCCGCCCACCCACCCTCAGTATCCCTCGCACGGAACCTCAGAAACCCCCCACAGTACCACCCCCACCCTCCCACGTGCCTCAatcctgtgtgtgctgtgctaCCCGAGTTGTTGCCATCCCAGCGCCACTGCAAACCCCCTGTAGCCAAGCCTTGCCGTGTCCTTCCTCAAATCCACCCCAGTCCCAAAAAGCTCTGCCAAAGCCAGCTCCAACACAACACAAAAGCATAAGGGTCGCTCTCGCtctcactcctcctcctcctcggacagcagtgacagtgactcTGATTCTGATACACAGTATATTGATGCATGGGCCCAAATTAAGCTCGAAGCCGCAAAGGCAGGAGATTGGGAAATGGCACAGAGAATTTCTGCCTTCCCAGTAGattataaaaaaggaaaaataggggGGACCACTACCCAAAAAACGTGGGAACCTCTAACAAATAAGGAACTCATACAGCTAAGGAACACAGCTAAAGAACATGGCAGAAACTctcatatttttagaaatttcctAGAAGCCACGTTCTCAGCCCATATCTTGGTACCCCACGATATTAAGAATATGGCCCACtgcctcctttccccagcagaatATATGTTATGGGAAAGGCATTggaaaaaacaattgaaaacaTTATCAGATTCATATGCTAAAAATGCTGATAGGCCAGATCTTACAGTTGAACAGCTGGCCGGTGAAGGGGATTTACAGAAACCTAATGATCAGGCTGATACCTTACCTAAGGAAGCATTGCAGGACCTGGCTATGGCAGCAAAAAACCTCCTTACTTCTTACCCCAGATGATTCCATTCCTTCCcaacatttttctaatatcaAACAAGGAGTAGAAGAAAGCTTTATCAAATTTGTGGATAGAGTTAAAGATGCTCTAGAAAAACAGATAGAGAGCacagaggcaagaaaagaaCTGTTGTGTAAACTTGTCATGAGTAAtgctaatgaaaaatgtaaaacaattcTGAGGGCTCTACCCCTGGACACAGAACCTACCATAGAGCAAATGCTGGAAAGCTGCACACATCATTTGTCCAGTGAAAATACAGTGGCAGAAGCAGTTTCTAAGGGTATTGCTGAAGGAGTTTCTGGTGCATATGCAGCTATAGCTTCTAAAGACCAGGCTCGCTGCCTGTACTGTGGTGATTTGACACATTTCATGAGGGACTGTCCAGACAGGCTGCCTGCCCGATACCCTGGCCACACCTACCGAAggccccagcaccagccacgCTCCCAGCCGTATTCGGGAAACGGGTCTCGGAGCCCGGTGGAGCCCCGGGCTATGACAACAAATCAAAGGCCACCCAGACCCATCCACGCACCACCCCGGGAGATTCCAGAACACCTGAAGAGGGTCCAACACACAGAGCGACACCGATGGGAACAAGACGCCAGCTGGTAACTGCTCTGTCcattgactttaaaaataagatgtttATCGTGTTCCCACAGGCAAACGTGGGCCAAAAGGCGGTCCTTCTAACATCTTAATTATAGGTGACACTGTCCATAGCCCAAAGGAGATCTTTGTTGTTCCAGAGGTGCAAACAGTGCACTCAGGACAAGAAATCTTTGTTCAGGTGTACTGCACGGACttaccatattttctttcaaagggaaCTCCAATTGCACAGGCTTTTCTACTCCCAAAGAatcacagggagcagcttcctCTCAACCCTACAGCAATGTGGGCACAAGTTGTGGGACCAAGTAAGCCTACCATCGAATGTGgtctcacctgcagaggagaaaagttccacctgccagggatgctggaCACCGGTGCTGATGTGACCATCATCGCTCGCACAGAGTGGCCAGCACACTGGGATCTACAGCCAGTGCCAGGCATGATTTCAGGGATCGGTGGAGCCACAGTGTCCATGCGGAGCAAGAACAACGTCCTCGTCAAAGGGCCTGAAGGCAAGCTGGCAACCATCCGCCCATTCGTGGTAAGGGCCCCCCATCACCCTTTGGGGAAGGGACATTCTATCCCAATGGGGGGCTTCCCTACGTATTCCCAGACAGGATTTCTAACTGGGGCCACTGAGGAGCGCGCACTGCCAGATACTCCTCAGCTCACCTGGAAAAGCCATAACCCGATCTGGATCGAGCAGTGGCCCCTTTCCGAAGAAAAGCTGCGCACACTACAAGCTCTCGTGGAAGAACAGCTGGCCACAAAAGAAGAACCAAAGGCCACATCGTTGAGACCACCAGCCCTTGGAACTCTCCAGTCTTCGTACTGAAAAAGCCTGGAACGGACAGGTGGAGGCTCCTCCACGACCTTCGCAAAATCAACGAAGTTGTCGACGACATGGGCCCCTTACAGCCAGGCCTGCCCTCCCCATCGATGCTGCCTAGAGACTGGACACTTGCTATCATAGACATTAAAGACTGTTTTTTCAGCATACCTCTGCACCCTCTCGATGCCCCACGGTTTGCTTTCTCGGTGCCATCCCTTAACAGAGAGGCTCCACTTAAAAGATATCATTGGCGTTTTCTGCCTCAAGGATTAAAGTCCAGTCCTACTATATGCCAGTGGTATGTTGCTCACACCCTGTCTCCTGTTCGGAAGCTATTCCCAGAGGCAATCATCCACCACTATATGGATGACATCCTGGTCTGTGCATCAGAAAAAGCTTACCTGGacaaagcagttaaaaagaCTATTGAAACCATAGAAAAAGCAGGATTTGAGATCCGTGAGGACAAAATACAGTACACCAACCCATGGACTTACCTTGGCTTCCAGATCCGGGAAAGGACCATCGTACCCCAGCAGCTCGCCATCTGAGACGACCCAAAGACCCTGAGGGACTTACACAGCCTGTGTGGATCCATCAACTGGGTGCGTCCCCTGCTAGGAATCACAACAGAGGACCTCGCTCCCCTGTTCAGCCTTCTCCGTGGCCACGAGGATCTGGACTCTCCGTGCACTCTCACAACAGAGGCCCGAGATGCCATCACCAAGGTCCAAGAAGCCCTGTCTTCACGCAAAGCCCATCGCTTTGAACCCAGCCTGCCCTTCCAGTTCGTCATTTTGGGAAAAGCACCTCGGTTTTATGGACTGATTTTCCAGTGGGACACTCAACTTAGAGACCCTTTGCTGATCCTGGAGTGGATCTTTACAAATAACCAGCCTAAAAAGACGATTACCACCTTCCAAGAAATCATGGCACATCTAATAAAAAAGGCTAGATCCCGCCTCCGCTCTCTTGCAGGGTGTGAGTTCACATGCATATACTTGCCACTGACCACTGGGGACCTGGAGCATTTGCTTCAGACCAATGAAAGTCTCCAGTTTGCCCTAGATAGCTATACAGGCCAAATTTCAGTTCATATCCCCAAACACAAACTTTTTAATCAGGATGTGACCTTTCATCTGACCCCAAAATTAGTCCAAAGCAGGACTCCTCTCAAAGCTCTAACCATCTTTACAGATGGCTTAGGGTCATCCCACAAGTCGGTAATGACATGGAAAGACCCAAATACCCAAAAATGGGAATCTGATATTGAAATAATGGAGGGATCTCCACAGATTGCAGAGTTAGCAGCTGTTGTCAGAGCCTTTGAGAAATTCAAAGATATACCCTTCAATTTGGTCACAGATTCGGCTTATGTTGCTGGTATAGCTATGAGAGCAGAACATGCTCTTCTCAAGACCTTTCCAATCCAAAGTTACACCAATTGATTTCTGCATTAACACGCcttatttccagcagaaagcaaCCCTATCATATAATGCATGTGAGGTCACACACCGACCTCCCAGGCATCATCACAGAAGGGAACAGGAGAGCGGATGCACTAGCCATGGCAGTAGAGACTGCTAATGTTCCTAACATCTTTGCCCAGGCAAAGTTGTCACATGCATTTTTTCACCAAAATGTACCTGCCCTTATCAGAATGTTCAAGCTTTCAAAGGAGCAGGCAAAAGCTATTGTTGCCACATGCCCGAGCTGTCAAAACTACCAGATACCATCCATGGGGACAGGAGTCAATCCCCGAGGTCTgaacagctgccagctgtggcagacAGATGTAACTCACTTCACACCCTTTGGAAGGTCAAAATACGTGCATGTATCGGTCGACACCTTTTcaggagcagtgtttgcatCATCACATACAGGAGAAACTGCACAGCACACCATAAAGCACTTCCTCCTTGCCTTCGCTACCCTGGGAGTACCAAAGGAGATTAAAACAGACAATGGACCTGCCTATACCTCTCGTAAGCTAAAAGAGTTCTTCAGTGAGTGGGGAATAGAACACAAGACAGGCATACCTGCAAACCCCACGGGACAATCCATCGTAGAAAGGACACATCAAACCCTCAAAAGAGTCCTCAatcagcagcaaggagaaacaAGAGCCATATCTCCAGTTGAAAGACTTTGCAAGGCTCTCTATGTCATCAACTTCCTAAACTGTACAACATCAGAGCCTGACCCACCAATACTTCGGCACTTTGCAAATACCAGCCAAGCAAAGCTCACCGAGAAACCACCTGTGCTGGTGAAGGACCCAGAAACACATCAAATCACAGGACCTTTCCAACTGATCACTTGGGGAAGAGGGTATGCATGTGTTCTACTACCATCAGGTCCAAGGTGGTACCCAGGAAAAAACATCAAACCATACCTAGGCACCGCAAACACTACCGCTACAAACACTGACAAGAACCCTCCTGAGTCAAAACACAAGTCCTCCTCAGAACCAAACAAGCTCTGCCTGGAGACGAAGACGTCGCCGAATCTCCACATGCATAGGGAAAGACCGTCCCACCACTCGACAgcagacaaaacagaaagctgaataACGTTCTGCTGCATTTAGCCAGAAGCTAGACATAGCTTGGACACAAAATTGTTCTCTGAACCTtagaattttatgtttttaaccCCTCTGTACCCTAAAAACCCTATTGTTCCCCTCTCTTGCCTCTTACCAAAAAACCTACACCTACCCCCCCTATCCTTAGcctattagaaaaaaaaaaaaaaaaaaaaaaaaaaaaaaaaaaaaagggggggggggaaggaacaAGGGAGAAAACCCTAACCCTCTTGTCATAAAGATAACAAATTTTGCTTATATTCCCTATCAGAAGCCCCATTACTgtccaaagatgaaaaatatctccGTTGGTGCTGTCCTTATTGCTGCCTGGATGCTCCTCACCGTACCATATGCCATCGGTTGGATTAGCCCACAGCCTAGTCATAATGTTTGGGTAACCTtagcaaaaacattaaaacaggATAACATGTGTTTATCCATGGGAAGTGTTGATAACCCACTTTCCACATGTCTAGTAGGAATTCCCTTCGCAGCCGATGACTGGCTTGTCTATAACACAGAGCTCCTCCGCACCACAGGTAAGAGACCCAACCTGGTAGATACTTGGGACGAGTGGACAAAAATGTTGCCCAATGCTCTAGAGGAACCCCAAGAATTGGACCTGCTGGGGTCCTCCAAGGCAACATATTGCGTCAAATTCTACTTCAGGTGCCTGAAGAATAATTGGCCAGAAATTGACCAGACCAAAAAACACATATCGAAAAGATGTATCACCCATTAACAAAGCCTATAACCCTCCTGATTGGTGTAATTACACTGCTCCTGTGATCTCTGTGTCCTCTCTCAATCCCAAAGTATTACCCAAAGGGAACGTTTCTCATCTGTGGTGACAGAGTGTGGGCTGGGATTCCCTCTCGACTCCAGGGAGGTCCCTGTACCCTTGGGAGACTTTCTGCCCTAACTCCAAATATCACCTTGTTACacaattggaaaaaagaaagtgaattaaaaCGCCACAAAAGGTCCTACACAGAATTTGATGAAAATTGCGATCCCAGATTATACAATtggaacaaaccaaaaaagattGCTGTCTCCCTATTCCTACCATGGGTAGCTGCAGCCAAGGCCCTAGGTGAAATAAATCACCTCGGGTGTTGGCTCAGTAAGCAGGCTAATGCTacatctgcagccctgagcgatctcttaaaggaagaagaaaccacAAGACATGCATCGCTCCAAAACCGAGCAGCAATTGActttctgctgctggcccacGGACACGGCTGCGAGGACTTCGAAGGGATGTGCTGCTTCAACCTCTCTTCACGCTCGGAATCCACCCATGCGAACATCCAGAAACTGAGGGACCTTGTGAAGGACTTGAAAGTAGAAAACAACCCGGACTGGGTTAATCACATGTTCAGTCAATGGGGATTAACAGGATGGGTTGCATCTTTGGTTAAGGGAATGTTGTGGATTTTTGCTTGTGATTGTCATTGTATTAGCCATGTTCTCATGTCTTGTTCATTGTTTCAAAAGAGCTATAGGGAGtgcctttttttctaaatacagaaagtggagttgtagcaggcacaggcctgcgaacctgccttggcgttcagagacAGAATGCTGAGCCAGGATGACTGTCCCCTCTCTCCCGatctcggacccttgcttatctttCTGTAaagctataggtcactttcctttaacccttaccattggacaattctcaatcctccctaacccatataaacccctgtttctgccccgGCTCAGcggagctgctgtccctgagacccttcgagacaccccgtggaagagctacgaagaagaccaataaaggCACCGTCTTGGAACCTCAtacagcgctctcctctctttcctggtcttccgaatgcctgctgcgtgccccagccaagcctagcaagcccaaagagctgaaatcactcatgagctgataatcactgagctgaaatcactaaaggcttgctaaggcataGGCTAGGGGCACcaccagagcttgggctgattagcccccctcagagctatgttatccggctttgatgcagctcctgggtacaccccgtatcccagccagcggcattagtggaaatccagcaggctgcctgcccctaaggaccaagggcctacctggtactgacaaaggcttctgcctggggaaataaaactcagaaccccacggtcctggtctcagttttgcagagctccgtggcactctctaagcagcccgagttggcacaggtggcagcttgtccctgggcggcatcttgatattcgtggaaatcctgcagcaggcagctaaccctaaccctaacccgACACCCTAAGGCCCAAACAAAGAACCAAAAAGACGCTAAAATAACGCTGAGAAACCCCTAAAACACCCTGAGACCCTAACCCTACAAAATGGAGGCGGTCACGTGATGCTCGACAAGATGGCGGTGCCCTGGTGGTCACGTGATGGGGTCCAAGATGGCGGCTTTCGGGGCGTGGTCGTTTTCGACGTTTTCCGGCGGTTTCCCCGCGCTTTGCCGGTCTCCATGGTGACGGTCGTGCTGCTCTGATGCGTGCGCGTCAGGTGCGGCTGCTTGGGGGCGTTTTTGtcgcggggggggggggggggggtgtttcGGCTTTTCCGTCACGCACTGAGCAGGGGCGACTATGCTTGGGGTCCTTTTTGAGTGACTGGGGGCGTGGCTGGGGGCACAGTTAGGGCGGGGGACCGGGGAGGGGCTTCTGGGGGCGGGCTCAGGGGCGGAGCGACGTGACGGCATGGTGACATCATGTCGAGGGGTGTGGCGTGGTGGGGCTGCACTGTGCGGTTTCTGACGCCGGGTGGCGCTGTGAATGCGTTGCGCCGCGGTCGCCAGCAGGGGGAGGTGTGAttgcagtgtgtgctgtgtgccGGCAGGTGGCGCCGTATGTGTGGTTGGCGGTGTTCGTCGGCAGGGGGCTGCGTGGTGTCCGGTATGGGGTGGGTAGGGTGTACTTATTAGCTGGGAAGCAGGCTGGGTATCTGTATAGTATAtggtaaaaagaagaaaaaactatATGTCCGGTGCAGCAGTAGAAATTTTCAGGCTCCCGGGGAGTAAATAATTGTCTTTAAAtcattaaagtttttttttgtttgttttttactccCAGGGAGCCTGAAAGTTTCTACTGCTGCTTTCTTATTCTAAAGCTAAAAGggaagacagaggaaaagaaagggatgaAGTTGAGAGAACAAGACaagagggagagggggaggaatgagagagagagagaaatgagaacTGAAAGACAGAGaatgagagagacagagaggaaTGAGAGAGTGaactgaaagagagagaaaggagagggaactgaaagacagagagatccaagagagagaaatgagaaggaCACAGAGGGAAATGAGAGAGAGACCTGAGACAGAAATGaggggggacacagagggaaaggagacacagagagagagagaactgaGAGAGAGACATAAAAGAGAGAtgagagggacagagggcaaaatgagagagggagaaagagagatggagagaaacGAGACAAAGAGAGAGAAGGTTGGGGAAGtgacagggagaaaaggggaaataaatagAAGTGAGAGAGGGAAGtgaaataagagagaaaaggaaattaaagacaGAGGGAACAAAATGACAGTCAGCAttagggaggaaaaagaatggaGTCACAGAGAAATATGGAAATAGagggagagaaacagagaaaagaaaatagggGTGAAAGCAAATGGGGGAAATAGCATTACAGAAGGACAGAGTTAGAAATGGTGACAAAGAGGGGCACGGCTACAGCTGGACAGAAACAAAGTTAGAAACTGAAGACTAAAGTGAAAAATAGACTGATGAGTAACAGGAAAGGCTGAGCGagaaatacagaggaaaaaaccactAAAACACACCAAAGAAACACAAGAGGCAAATGGGGCATGGGGGACATGGGCAAAGGGTATCGGGGTTAGGGCTGATTCGACTTTATTGatttagaattttatttagaGTTCAGCAAAACACATGGAAACAACCGATCCAAATGCAAGTAGAGATACAATATACATATGAACACAAGTCCAATTTACAGAATGGACAATAcatcaaaatgcagcagcaattgcaaatacagaataataCAAGGTAGCACAAGCCAAATACATATGAACacaataaaaccatttttccatttctgaaaaattgaaTACACTTTCTTCTATTGCTACaggaaacacaaaacagaaacagcaaactCCACTCAGCCACTATACACACCGCCTTCACATTACACACAAACTCACCGTCACTctcatcccagctccttccccgACCCTCTGGCCATCATCGCTCCTCGGGAATGTAGTTCCCGGgagcttccaaaaaaaaatcctcctgccTGACAAAAACCCCCGGTCCCGCGACGGTCTGCACCCAAACTTTGGCGATGAACCTCGCCTCGCAGACCGGCCGGGaccgaggaaaaaaaacccagccggggggaaaaaaaaaaaaacccccggctggggattttttattctaaattttaaaatgagttgaaaaacctgaaagacaAAGGTCACACACACAAGGTTAGAACCagtcaacacacacacacatacacccaCCACAACGCCTTCAGCTTCCGCACAAACCCACCCTGGCTCTCACCTCGACTGCCCTGCTAACCCCCGCCTATTGCCACACATTCGTGCCGCTCCTCGGG is from Motacilla alba alba isolate MOTALB_02 unplaced genomic scaffold, Motacilla_alba_V1.0_pri HiC_scaffold_474, whole genome shotgun sequence and encodes:
- the LOC119696826 gene encoding endogenous retrovirus group K member 19 Pro protein-like, whose product is MWAQVVGPSKPTIECGLTCRGEKFHLPGMLDTGADVTIIARTEWPAHWDLQPVPGMISGIGGATVSMRSKNNVLVKGPEGKLATIRPFVLFPEAIIHHYMDDILVCASEKAYLDKAVKKTIETIEKAGFEIREDKIQYTNPWTYLGFQIRERTIVPQQLAI